CAAATGTAGGTGCAAGTTTAGTTAGAGATAATGTAGACAAAAGATTAATTAATGAATTAAAGACAGGGACAATAACTTTTAAAGGATCTAATTCTGGTTTATTGGGTATTATCGACAGCCAAAAAGATGTAGGCGGATGGCCTCAACTGAAATCCTTTCCTGCACCAAAGGATACAGATAAAGATGGCATGCCCGATGAATGGGAAATTGCCAAGGGACTAAATCCGGAACGTAGGGATGACCGATTCTATGATTTAGATCCGGTCTATACCAATTTGGAAGTATATTTAAACAGTTTGGTGGAGCATATTATTAAGTAGCCTGTCGGAAAGGAAGGTCTTAAGAGGTAAGGCAGAAGTTATTTTTATGGTACCAATGACATATAGGTAAAAATTCAATTATTTATTGGTTTTACAATAATTAAATTTAAACCAATCATATAAATAAAATGAACTATTGTCATTCCCTTTCTGTAAATGCCAATTTTCTCCACTACCAATGACGTATTTTTGTATACTCATGTAATGTATTGGTTATGAGATATTTCCATCACTGCCGTTTTCTCATCGAGTTCAATGGCAAGCTTTTGGAAATACTTCCCCTTTTGGGCCAATAAACGGTTTTTGTATTCCTCTACACCTTTTTCCACAAAATCCTGACCTTTCACTATGAGCCGCCAGTATTGCTCGGCCAATTTTCTTGCTACTGCCTTTACCGCGATTCTTGATCCTTTTCTTGCCCTGATCCTCCGTCCAAATTCTCCCAATGCAATACGCTTACTTGTAAGCAGTGATTGGGCTATAGTACGGAAAATTTGACCTGCCCTTGGTTTCCCCTTCGATTTACTCCTTCGTGTCTTGCCGGAATGGTTTTGTCCCGGCGATAATCCAAGCCAACTTGTAAAGTGTTTCTCACTTTTCCAATTGCTCAAATCCTCTCCGGTTTCTGTTTACAACTGAAACCATGTGTATGAAGTGACGCCGGACAATTGGGTGGCATCTTTACCATTGAACAATAACCTGAGATGATCCTCCAGTCCATCGACGGTGGGTTTATGATGTCTTACGGGTTTGGATTTTCTTTTGGGCTTTTCTTGGGGAAGATCCTTATGCCGGTTCAAAACCTCCTCTATCTTTTTATCACATGCAAGGATTTGTCCCTGGTAAAACTGATGCGCCTCATAAGCCTGCAATAAACTGAACAGACCTGTCTCGGTGTAGTATACTTCCAGAGCCTTGAGAATATCTTCTGATTTGTTCTTGACCAAACTGGAATGGCAATAGGACAACAAGGCATGTGGGTTGCGCTCACCGGCCAATATGGCTTCAATGACAGACAGGCCACTCTTGCCATGTACCT
This window of the Aquiflexum balticum DSM 16537 genome carries:
- a CDS encoding transposase — protein: MSNWKSEKHFTSWLGLSPGQNHSGKTRRSKSKGKPRAGQIFRTIAQSLLTSKRIALGEFGRRIRARKGSRIAVKAVARKLAEQYWRLIVKGQDFVEKGVEEYKNRLLAQKGKYFQKLAIELDEKTAVMEISHNQYIT